A genomic region of Anas acuta chromosome 1, bAnaAcu1.1, whole genome shotgun sequence contains the following coding sequences:
- the SMIM30 gene encoding small integral membrane protein 30 — MSSTGSTSKLFLALASLLLVLPAVEAMDAGDTIAFLLGLAVSVIGFCACLGLYARKRNGQQ, encoded by the coding sequence ATGTCTTCTACCGGGAGCACCTCAAAACTTTTCCTGGCCCTCGCTtcgctgctgctggtgctgccagcGGTTGAAGCCATGGATGCAGGAGATACGATTGCCTTCCTGCTGGGCCTCGCTGTCAGCGTCATTGGATTCTGTGCCTGCCTCGGCTTGTAtgccaggaaaagaaatggacaGCAATGA